A region of Salmo salar chromosome ssa17, Ssal_v3.1, whole genome shotgun sequence DNA encodes the following proteins:
- the pparaa gene encoding LOW QUALITY PROTEIN: peroxisome proliferator-activated receptor alpha a (The sequence of the model RefSeq protein was modified relative to this genomic sequence to represent the inferred CDS: substituted 2 bases at 2 genomic stop codons), with protein MPGSYSPPSPLGESLLGRPLCGGLITDMEDTWTEDISQWDDTLSGMTHSAPLTCTLSTTALALGRRIPLLWGFLRRTIRLKLEYDKCDRHCKIQRKNCNKCQYCRFYKCLAVGMSNNGKNPFVIHDMETVLLAEQMVMAKLVGVGGGVGPDGAGSGPEELQEREAEARLFHCTQCFSVETVTELTEFAKSIPGFQCLDLNDQMVTVEVGVYEAVFTLLASXMNKDGLLVVSGGVFITREILKSLQWPFSDMMEPKFQFTMRFNSLNLDNSDLVLVXATILCCGGKRQSTDPFDYGAAMTDA; from the exons atGCCAGGCTCATACAGCCCTCCGTCCCCTCTGGGGGAGTCCCTTCTGGGCAGACCGCTGTGTggaggcctgatcacagacatggAAGACACATGGACTGAAGATATTTCTCAGTGGGATGACACACTCAGTGGGATGACACACTCAGCTCCTTTGACCTGTACCCTGAGTACTACAGCACTGGCCCTGGGTCGGAGAATTCCATTGCTCTGG GGATTCTTGAgaaggaccatcagactgaagtTGGAATATGACAAGTGTGACCGACACTGTAAAATACAGAGGAAGAACTGCAACAAGTGCCAATACTGTCGCTTCTACAAGTGCCTTGCTGTGGGCATGTCCAACAATGGTAAGAAC CCTTTTGTCATCCACGACATGGAGACAGTCCTGCTGGCTGAGCAGATGGTGATGGCCAAGCTGGTAGGTGTAGGAGGTGGTGTCGGCCCAGATGGAGCAGGGTCTGGGCCCGAGGAACTccaggagagggaggcagaggccAGGCTGTTCCACTGCACCCAATGCTTCTCTGTGGAGACTGTGACAGAGCTCACAGAATTCGCCAAGTCCATACCAGGCTTCCAGTGCCTGGACCTGAATGACCAAATGG TGACTGTTGAAGTGGGGGTGTATGAGGCCGTCTTCACCCTCCTGGCCTCCTGAATGAACAAAGATGGCCTCCTGGTGGTGAGTGGAGGAGTTTTCATTACCCGGGAGATCCTCAAGAGTCTACAGTGGCCCTTCAGCGACATGATGGAGCCCAAGTTCCAGTTCACCATGAGGTTTAACTCCTTAAATTTGGACAACAGTGACCTGGTGCTGGTCTAGGCCACTATCCTCTGCTGTGGAGGTAAAAGACAAAGCACAGACCCTTTTGACTATGGTGCAGCTATGACGGATGCATAG